One part of the Solea solea chromosome 16, fSolSol10.1, whole genome shotgun sequence genome encodes these proteins:
- the LOC131475261 gene encoding GTPase IMAP family member 6-like: protein MHLLRSNLSSDLRVVLVGQERVGKSSTGNTILGRKVFENRFTTRPLTIHSEKSEANIMGRRVTVVDTPGLFSSQLSKHDLKTELKQALMLSSPGPHAFLLTIQLGRFTEQEQQGLQRLQKILGPGVSKHIVLLFTYGDRLEDMDISEFVREDQNLCKLLDKCSGQYQVFNNREVDNRDQVTELLKKVAEVSQRGFCFYQKTSHFDLINKCVACCGYCACCGC from the exons ATGCATTTGCTGA GGTCCAACCTCAGCAGCGATCTGCGGGTGGTGCTGGTGGGTCAGGAGAGAGTCGGCAAGAGTTCAACCGGAAACACCATCCTGGGCAGgaaagtgtttgagaaccgctTCACCACCAGACCTCTGACGATCCACAGTGAGAAGAGCGAGGCCAATATCATGGGTCGCCGAGTGACGGTGGTGGACACCCCAGGTCTCTTTAGCTCTCAGCTGTCTAAACACGACTTGAAGACGGAGCTGAAGCAAGCGCTGATGCTCAGTAGCCCTGGTCCTCACGCCTTCCTCCTCACCATCCAGCTGGGGAGGTTCactgagcaggagcagcaggggcTGCAGAGGCTGCAGAAGATATTGGGTCCTGGTGTCTCCAAACACATCGTGCTGCTGTTCACCTACGGGGACCGGCTGGAAGACATGGACATCTCGGAGTTTGTAAGAGAGGACCAGAACCTGTGTAAGCTGCTCGACAAGTGCAGTGGCCAGTACCAAGTGTTCAACAACAGGGAGGTGGACAACAGGGATCAGGTCACAGAGCTGCTGAAGAAAGTAGCGGAGGTCTCCCAGAGGGGGTTCTGTTTTTACCAGAAGACGtctcattttgatttgattaacaAATGTGTTGCCTGTTGTGGCTATTGTGCCTGTTGTGGCTGTTGA
- the LOC131475614 gene encoding GTPase IMAP family member 6-like isoform X2 yields the protein MDYQSLGSNLSSDLRVVLVGQERVGKSSTGNTILGRKVFENRFTTRPLTIHSEKSEANIMGYRVAVVDTPGLFSSQLSEDDLKTELEKALTLSSPGPHAFLLTIQLGRFTEQEQQGLQRLQKILGPGVSKHIVVLFTYGDRLEDMDISEFVREDQNLCKLLDKCSGQYQVFNNKEVDNRDQVTELLKKVEEVSQRGCCFYQKTSHFNFFNKCVAVCGGTYDFITTWIE from the coding sequence GGTCCAACCTCAGCAGCGATCTGCGGGTGGTGCTGGTGGGTCAGGAGAGAGTCGGCAAGAGTTCAACCGGAAACACCATCCTGGGCAGgaaagtgtttgagaaccgctTCACCACCAGACCTCTGACGATCCACAGTGAGAAGAGTGAGGCCAATATCATGGGTTACCGAGTGGCGGTGGTGGACACCCCAGGTCTCTTTAGCTCTCAGCTGTCTGAAGACGACTTGAAGACGGAGCTGGAGAAAGCGCTGACGCTCAGTAGCCCTGGTCCTCACGCCTTCCTCCTCACCATCCAGCTGGGGAGGTTCactgagcaggagcagcaggggcTGCAGAGGCTGCAGAAGATACTGGGTCCTGGTGTCTCCAAACACATCGTGGTGCTGTTCACCTACGGGGACCGGCTGGAAGACATGGACATCTCCGAGTTTGTAAGAGAGGACCAGAACCTGTGTAAGCTGCTCGACAAGTGCAGTGGCCAGTACCAAGTGTTCAACAACAAGGAGGTGGACAACAGGGATCAGGTCACAGAGCTGCTGAAGAAAGTAGAGGAGGTCTCTCagagggggtgctgtttttacCAGAAGACgtctcattttaatttttttaacaaatgtgttgctgtgtgtggtGGCACATATGACTTCATAACTACATGGATTGAGTGA